From the Micromonospora sediminicola genome, one window contains:
- the mqnC gene encoding cyclic dehypoxanthinyl futalosine synthase, which produces MATYARGCDANREIDDILQRGADGGRITPEEALLLYTDAPFHALGEAADAVRRRRYPDNIVTYLIDRNINYTNVCVTACKFCAFYRAPKHSEGWTHPTEEILRRCGEAVELGATQVMLQGGHHPDYGVEYYEELFSSVKKAYPQLAIHSIGPSEILHMAKVSGVSLDEAIARIKAAGLDSIAGAGAEMLPDRPRKAIAPLKESGARWLEVMELAHRQGLESTATMMMGTGETNAERIEHLRMIRDVQDRTGGFRAFIPWTYQPENNHLKGRTQATALEYLRLIAVARLFFETVPHLQASWLTTGKDVGQLALHMGVDDLGSIMLEENVISSAGARHRSNLHELIGMIRSADRIPAQRDTLYRRLAVHHTPADDPSDDRVVSHFSSIALPGGGAGKSLPLVEVN; this is translated from the coding sequence GTGGCGACGTACGCTCGGGGATGTGACGCGAACCGGGAGATCGACGACATCCTGCAACGCGGCGCGGACGGCGGGCGGATCACGCCCGAGGAGGCCCTGCTGCTCTACACCGACGCGCCCTTCCACGCGCTGGGCGAGGCGGCCGACGCGGTCCGGCGCCGCCGCTACCCGGACAACATCGTCACGTACCTGATCGACCGCAACATCAACTACACGAACGTCTGCGTGACGGCGTGCAAGTTCTGCGCGTTCTACCGGGCGCCCAAGCACTCCGAGGGCTGGACCCACCCGACCGAGGAGATCCTGCGCCGCTGCGGCGAGGCGGTCGAGCTGGGCGCCACCCAGGTCATGCTCCAGGGCGGGCACCACCCGGACTACGGCGTGGAGTACTACGAGGAGCTGTTCTCCTCGGTCAAGAAGGCCTACCCGCAGCTCGCCATCCACTCGATCGGGCCGAGCGAGATCCTGCACATGGCGAAGGTCTCCGGCGTGAGCCTGGACGAGGCGATCGCCCGGATCAAGGCCGCGGGCCTGGACTCGATCGCCGGCGCCGGCGCCGAGATGCTGCCGGACCGGCCGCGCAAGGCGATCGCGCCGCTGAAGGAGTCCGGCGCCCGCTGGCTGGAGGTCATGGAGCTGGCCCACCGGCAGGGCCTGGAGTCGACCGCGACCATGATGATGGGCACCGGCGAGACCAACGCCGAGCGGATCGAGCACCTGCGGATGATCCGCGACGTGCAGGACCGCACCGGCGGCTTCCGGGCCTTCATCCCGTGGACCTACCAGCCGGAGAACAACCACCTGAAGGGCCGCACCCAGGCGACCGCGCTGGAATACCTGCGGCTGATCGCGGTGGCCCGGCTCTTCTTCGAGACGGTGCCGCACCTCCAGGCGTCCTGGCTCACCACCGGTAAGGACGTGGGCCAGCTCGCGCTGCACATGGGCGTGGACGATCTCGGTTCGATCATGCTGGAGGAGAACGTCATCTCCTCGGCCGGCGCCCGGCACCGGTCCAACCTGCACGAGCTGATCGGCATGATCCGCTCGGCGGACCGGATCCCCGCCCAGCGCGACACGCTCTACCGCCGGCTCGCGGTGCACCACACGCCCGCCGACGACCCGAGCGACGACCGGGTGGTGTCGCACTTCTCGTCGATCGCGCTGCCCGGCGGCGGCGCCGGGAAGTCACTGCCCCTGGTCGAGGTGAACTGA
- a CDS encoding demethylmenaquinone methyltransferase, translating into MSRTPQGQRASLDKQPHEVAAMFDGVAARYDLTNTVLSFGQDRSWRRATRAALGLRPGERVLDVGAGTGVSTEELAHSGAYAVGADLSLGMLHAGKRTRPAVPLLAGDALRLPFADASFDAVTISFALRNVSDTDAALRELARVTRPGGRLVVCEFSTPVNPAFRTVYLSYLMRSLPAVARAVSSNPDAYVYLAESIRAWPDQAALAARIGAAGWGRVAWRNLTGGVVALHRAVRD; encoded by the coding sequence GTGAGCCGTACCCCGCAGGGCCAGCGCGCCAGCCTGGACAAGCAGCCGCACGAGGTCGCCGCCATGTTCGACGGTGTGGCGGCCCGCTACGACCTGACCAACACCGTGCTCTCCTTCGGGCAGGACCGGTCCTGGCGGCGGGCCACCCGGGCGGCGCTCGGCCTGCGCCCCGGCGAGCGGGTGCTGGACGTGGGCGCCGGCACCGGGGTGTCGACCGAGGAACTGGCCCACTCCGGGGCGTACGCGGTCGGCGCCGACCTGTCGCTGGGCATGCTGCACGCCGGCAAGCGCACCCGCCCGGCGGTGCCGCTGCTGGCCGGGGACGCGCTGCGGCTGCCGTTCGCCGACGCCAGCTTCGACGCGGTGACCATCTCCTTCGCGCTGCGCAACGTGAGTGACACCGACGCCGCGCTGCGCGAGCTGGCCCGGGTGACCCGGCCGGGCGGACGGCTGGTGGTCTGCGAGTTCAGCACGCCGGTGAACCCGGCGTTCCGCACGGTCTACCTGTCGTACCTGATGCGGTCGCTGCCGGCGGTGGCCCGCGCGGTGTCCAGCAACCCCGACGCCTACGTCTACCTCGCGGAGTCGATCCGGGCCTGGCCGGACCAGGCCGCGCTGGCCGCGCGGATCGGTGCGGCCGGGTGGGGCCGGGTGGCCTGGCGCAACCTGACCGGCGGCGTCGTCGCGCTGCACCGCGCCGTCCGGGACTGA
- a CDS encoding cell wall anchor protein, with translation MTFRYRSTLARAGVVALLSTAAPVAFGVPAQAADLADLVLAPISTGLARGVEAAQAKPVKFTVTNVGTATAKDVSVRVKVDDLNPKRVGYLRPAGCRVVSPQLFDCLLGDVPAGTSEDFGIPLFSTGGKGDGGVLTVGVSTTTPQPNTADDIVELPIRVTKPGYDLTAWVQDIQDNVVVNGAVRDEPDLKPVRRGRTVPLDWAAYNHGSQSATGVVYGLTLPAGVAFVDLPEGCVRQEVLGKQQAVCEDAGAVIRPGQYYTAGVTVRVGDDVTETVLHEGDFFAYGLDRAEGTPDEAPKAASQAQRRTFAEVDELDNHTIFEAFVDLSAEPTPGPSGTPQPTPTAEPTPSGGATAVPTPTAGGGNGGGSGDGGLPVTGVQVGLIGGVGAVVLAAGAALMMLSRRRKVVLVAPTEERTED, from the coding sequence ATGACCTTCCGATACCGCTCCACGCTGGCCCGCGCCGGCGTGGTGGCCCTGCTCTCCACCGCCGCGCCGGTCGCGTTCGGCGTGCCGGCGCAGGCGGCCGACCTGGCCGACCTCGTCCTCGCCCCGATCAGCACCGGGCTGGCCAGGGGCGTCGAGGCGGCCCAGGCAAAGCCGGTCAAGTTCACCGTCACCAACGTCGGCACCGCCACCGCCAAGGACGTCAGCGTCCGGGTCAAGGTGGACGATCTCAACCCGAAGCGGGTGGGCTACCTGCGCCCGGCCGGCTGCCGGGTGGTCTCCCCGCAGCTCTTCGACTGCCTCCTGGGCGACGTGCCGGCCGGCACCAGCGAGGACTTCGGCATCCCGCTGTTCAGCACCGGCGGCAAGGGGGACGGCGGCGTGCTGACCGTCGGCGTCTCCACCACCACCCCGCAGCCGAACACCGCCGACGACATCGTCGAGCTGCCGATCCGGGTGACCAAGCCGGGTTACGACCTCACCGCCTGGGTGCAGGACATCCAGGACAACGTCGTGGTCAACGGCGCGGTGCGGGACGAGCCGGACCTGAAGCCGGTGCGTCGGGGCAGGACGGTCCCGCTGGACTGGGCGGCCTACAACCACGGCAGCCAGTCGGCCACCGGTGTCGTCTACGGCCTCACGCTGCCCGCCGGGGTCGCCTTCGTCGACCTGCCGGAGGGCTGCGTGCGCCAGGAGGTGCTGGGCAAGCAGCAGGCCGTCTGCGAGGACGCGGGCGCGGTGATCCGGCCCGGCCAGTACTACACCGCCGGGGTCACCGTGCGCGTCGGCGACGACGTGACCGAGACCGTGCTGCACGAGGGCGACTTCTTCGCCTACGGACTGGACCGCGCCGAGGGCACGCCGGACGAGGCGCCCAAGGCGGCCAGCCAGGCGCAACGACGCACCTTCGCCGAGGTCGACGAGCTGGACAACCACACCATCTTCGAGGCCTTCGTCGACCTGTCCGCCGAGCCCACGCCCGGCCCCAGCGGCACCCCGCAGCCGACGCCGACCGCCGAGCCGACCCCGAGCGGCGGCGCGACCGCGGTCCCGACCCCGACGGCGGGTGGCGGCAACGGCGGTGGCTCCGGTGACGGCGGCCTGCCGGTGACCGGTGTGCAGGTGGGCCTGATCGGCGGTGTCGGCGCGGTCGTCCTCGCCGCCGGTGCGGCGCTGATGATGCTGTCCCGGCGCCGCAAGGTGGTCCTGGTCGCCCCGACCGAGGAGCGCACCGAGGACTGA
- the mqnC gene encoding cyclic dehypoxanthinyl futalosine synthase — protein sequence MTANREIDDILQRGADGGRITPEEALLLYTDAPFHALGEAADAVRRRRYPDNIVTYLIDRNINYTNVCVTACKFCAFYRAPKHSEGWTHPTEEILRRCGEAVELGATQVMLQGGHHPDYGVEYYEELFSSVKKAYPQLAIHSIGPSEILHMAKVSGVSLDEAIARIKAAGLDSIAGAGAEMLPDRPRKAIAPLKESGARWLEVMELAHRQGLESTATMMMGTGETNAERIEHLRMIRDVQDRTGGFRAFIPWTYQPENNHLKGRTQATALEYLRLIAVARLFFETVPHLQASWLTTGKDVGQLALHMGVDDLGSIMLEENVISSAGARHRSNLHELIGMIRSADRIPAQRDTLYRRLAVHHTPADDPSDDRVVSHFSSIALPGGGAGKSLPLVEVN from the coding sequence GTGACGGCGAACCGGGAGATCGACGACATCCTGCAACGCGGCGCGGACGGCGGGCGGATCACGCCCGAGGAGGCCCTGCTGCTCTACACCGACGCGCCCTTCCACGCGCTGGGCGAGGCGGCCGACGCGGTCCGGCGCCGCCGCTACCCGGACAACATCGTCACGTACCTGATCGACCGCAACATCAACTACACGAACGTCTGCGTGACGGCGTGCAAGTTCTGCGCGTTCTACCGGGCGCCCAAGCACTCCGAGGGCTGGACCCACCCGACCGAGGAGATCCTGCGCCGCTGCGGCGAGGCGGTCGAGCTGGGCGCCACCCAGGTCATGCTCCAGGGCGGGCACCACCCGGACTACGGCGTGGAGTACTACGAGGAGCTGTTCTCCTCGGTCAAGAAGGCCTACCCGCAGCTCGCCATCCACTCGATCGGGCCGAGCGAGATCCTGCACATGGCGAAGGTCTCCGGCGTGAGCCTGGACGAGGCGATCGCCCGGATCAAGGCCGCGGGCCTGGACTCGATCGCCGGCGCCGGCGCCGAGATGCTGCCGGACCGGCCGCGCAAGGCGATCGCGCCGCTGAAGGAGTCCGGCGCCCGCTGGCTGGAGGTCATGGAGCTGGCCCACCGGCAGGGCCTGGAGTCGACCGCGACCATGATGATGGGCACCGGCGAGACCAACGCCGAGCGGATCGAGCACCTGCGGATGATCCGCGACGTGCAGGACCGCACCGGCGGCTTCCGGGCCTTCATCCCGTGGACCTACCAGCCGGAGAACAACCACCTGAAGGGCCGCACCCAGGCGACCGCGCTGGAATACCTGCGGCTGATCGCGGTGGCCCGGCTCTTCTTCGAGACGGTGCCGCACCTCCAGGCGTCCTGGCTCACCACCGGTAAGGACGTGGGCCAGCTCGCGCTGCACATGGGCGTGGACGATCTCGGTTCGATCATGCTGGAGGAGAACGTCATCTCCTCGGCCGGCGCCCGGCACCGGTCCAACCTGCACGAGCTGATCGGCATGATCCGCTCGGCGGACCGGATCCCCGCCCAGCGCGACACGCTCTACCGCCGGCTCGCGGTGCACCACACGCCCGCCGACGACCCGAGCGACGACCGGGTGGTGTCGCACTTCTCGTCGATCGCGCTGCCCGGCGGCGGCGCCGGGAAGTCACTGCCCCTGGTCGAGGTGAACTGA
- the paaE gene encoding 1,2-phenylacetyl-CoA epoxidase subunit PaaE: MTVTITRPVRRRPVFHPLSVAAVDRLTDDSVSITFAVPEELRETFAFSAGQHLTVRRPAGAADPEAGEARRSYSICSTPDELARHGRLRIGVREVPGGAFSAYACGALRGGDTVDVLPPLGHFTSAFAPDRVRRYGAVVAGSGITPVLGLAATALAVEPGSTFTLVYGNRTANTVMFAEELADLKDRYPTRLHLVHVLSREMGESALLSGRIDADRLTRLLDSVVPGDEIEEWFLCGPYGMVVDAKAVLAGRGVPDSAVHTELFHVDAPPEPVRRETDRPGAGAEVTILLDGRSSSFTMGRDERVLDAALRVRGELPYACKGGVCSTCRAKVTEGEVTMARNYALEPDEVAAGYVLTCQSSPVTDKLTVDYDA, from the coding sequence GTGACTGTCACCATCACCCGGCCGGTCCGTCGCCGGCCGGTCTTCCACCCGTTGTCCGTCGCCGCCGTCGACCGGCTCACCGACGACTCGGTGTCGATCACGTTCGCGGTGCCCGAGGAGCTGCGGGAGACGTTCGCGTTCTCCGCCGGGCAGCACCTCACGGTCCGGCGTCCGGCGGGCGCCGCCGACCCGGAGGCCGGGGAGGCGCGGCGGTCGTACTCGATCTGCTCCACCCCGGACGAGCTGGCCCGGCACGGCCGGTTGCGGATCGGGGTGCGCGAGGTCCCGGGCGGGGCCTTCTCCGCGTACGCCTGCGGCGCGCTGCGCGGCGGCGACACCGTCGACGTGCTGCCCCCGCTGGGGCACTTCACCTCCGCGTTCGCCCCGGACCGGGTCCGCCGGTACGGCGCGGTGGTGGCCGGCTCCGGCATCACCCCGGTGCTCGGCCTGGCCGCGACCGCGCTGGCCGTCGAGCCGGGGAGCACCTTCACCCTGGTGTACGGCAACCGCACGGCGAACACGGTGATGTTCGCCGAGGAGCTGGCCGACCTGAAGGACCGCTACCCGACCCGGCTGCACCTGGTGCACGTGCTGTCCCGGGAGATGGGGGAGTCGGCGCTGCTGTCCGGGCGGATCGACGCCGACCGGCTGACCCGGCTGCTGGACTCGGTCGTGCCCGGCGACGAGATCGAGGAGTGGTTCCTCTGCGGCCCGTACGGGATGGTGGTGGACGCCAAGGCGGTGCTGGCCGGTCGCGGGGTGCCCGACTCGGCGGTGCACACCGAGCTGTTCCACGTGGACGCCCCGCCGGAGCCGGTCCGCCGGGAGACCGACCGGCCCGGCGCCGGCGCCGAGGTGACGATCCTGCTGGACGGCCGCTCGTCGAGCTTCACCATGGGTCGGGACGAGCGGGTGCTGGACGCGGCGCTGCGGGTGCGTGGTGAGCTGCCGTACGCCTGCAAGGGTGGGGTCTGCTCGACCTGCCGGGCCAAGGTGACCGAGGGTGAGGTGACCATGGCGCGCAACTACGCCCTGGAGCCGGACGAGGTCGCCGCCGGCTACGTGCTGACCTGCCAGTCCAGCCCGGTCACCGACAAGCTGACCGTCGACTACGACGCCTAG
- the paaD gene encoding 1,2-phenylacetyl-CoA epoxidase subunit PaaD: MSDVRAAVAAVVDPEIRVITIDELGILRAVEEEPGTGRVLVTITPTYTGCPAMDVIRADIRRALAAAGHPDAEVRTVYSPAWSTDWISDTGRAKLAAAGIAPPAPRGDDTVVPLTLAVRCPRCGSPDTTQVSRFGSTACKALWRCRSCSEPFDHLKAL; encoded by the coding sequence GTGAGCGATGTCAGGGCGGCCGTGGCGGCGGTGGTGGATCCGGAGATCCGGGTGATCACCATCGACGAGCTGGGCATCCTGCGCGCGGTCGAGGAGGAGCCCGGCACCGGTCGGGTCCTGGTCACCATCACCCCCACCTACACCGGCTGCCCGGCCATGGACGTGATCCGCGCGGACATCCGGCGGGCGCTCGCCGCGGCCGGGCATCCGGACGCCGAGGTCCGCACGGTCTACAGCCCGGCCTGGAGCACCGACTGGATCTCCGACACCGGCCGGGCCAAGCTCGCCGCCGCCGGCATCGCGCCGCCCGCCCCGCGCGGCGACGACACCGTGGTGCCGCTGACCCTGGCCGTCCGCTGCCCGCGGTGCGGATCGCCGGACACCACGCAGGTCAGCCGGTTCGGCTCCACCGCGTGCAAGGCGTTGTGGCGCTGCCGTTCCTGCTCCGAACCCTTCGACCACCTGAAGGCGCTGTGA
- the paaC gene encoding 1,2-phenylacetyl-CoA epoxidase subunit PaaC produces the protein MRAPQSRTEGGSVNLFGFTLGLGDDALVAAQRLGEWTSRAPEMEEDIALANIALDQLGAARLLLTYAGELEGAGRDEDDLAYLRDDREFRNCLLVELPNGDFGVTMAKLFFLAAWQLPLYTALSGCGDDRLAAIGAKARKESAYHLDHASLWVKRLGDGTDESHRRMQDAVDEVWPYVHELFVPDPAAPVDPATLRADFDATVAAVLDEATLTRPETSWTPGGGRDGVHTEHLSYLLAEMQVLHRAHPGARW, from the coding sequence CTGCGAGCCCCGCAGTCGCGAACGGAAGGCGGCTCGGTGAACCTCTTCGGCTTCACGCTCGGCCTCGGTGACGACGCGCTGGTCGCGGCGCAGCGGCTCGGCGAGTGGACCTCCCGCGCGCCGGAGATGGAGGAGGACATCGCGCTGGCCAACATCGCCCTCGACCAGCTCGGCGCGGCCCGGCTGCTGCTCACGTACGCGGGCGAGCTGGAGGGCGCCGGCCGGGACGAGGACGACCTGGCCTACCTGCGCGACGACCGGGAGTTCCGCAACTGCCTGCTGGTCGAGCTGCCCAACGGCGACTTCGGCGTGACCATGGCGAAGCTGTTCTTCCTCGCCGCCTGGCAGCTCCCGCTCTACACCGCGCTGTCCGGTTGCGGGGACGACCGGCTGGCCGCCATCGGCGCCAAGGCGCGCAAGGAGTCGGCGTACCACCTGGACCACGCCTCGCTCTGGGTGAAGCGCCTCGGCGACGGCACCGACGAGTCGCACCGTCGCATGCAGGACGCGGTGGACGAGGTCTGGCCGTACGTGCACGAGCTGTTCGTCCCGGACCCGGCGGCGCCGGTCGACCCGGCCACCCTGCGGGCCGACTTCGACGCCACCGTGGCCGCCGTGCTGGACGAGGCCACGCTGACCCGCCCGGAGACGAGCTGGACGCCGGGTGGCGGCCGGGACGGCGTGCACACCGAACACCTCTCCTACCTGCTGGCCGAGATGCAGGTGCTGCACCGCGCCCACCCCGGAGCGCGCTGGTGA
- the paaB gene encoding 1,2-phenylacetyl-CoA epoxidase subunit PaaB produces the protein MSKESSPLWEVFVRARRGLSHTHVGSLHAPDAELALRNARDLYTRRQEGVSIWVVPASAITASSPDEKDAFFDPAADKVYRHPTFYEVPDGVAHL, from the coding sequence ATGAGCAAGGAATCCTCGCCGCTGTGGGAGGTCTTCGTGCGGGCCCGGCGGGGCCTCTCGCACACCCATGTCGGCAGCCTGCACGCACCCGACGCGGAGCTGGCCCTGCGCAACGCCCGCGACCTCTACACCCGTCGCCAGGAGGGCGTCTCCATCTGGGTGGTGCCGGCGAGCGCGATCACCGCGTCCAGCCCGGACGAGAAGGACGCGTTCTTCGACCCGGCGGCCGACAAGGTCTACCGCCACCCGACGTTCTACGAGGTGCCGGACGGGGTGGCACACCTGTGA
- the paaA gene encoding 1,2-phenylacetyl-CoA epoxidase subunit PaaA: MYGNDFAPPEDGPGGGLLGEVEAAEAALREAAARARRGGPAPDEDVEAYFADVIGADQKIEPRDWMPEAYRKTLIRQIAQHAHSEIIGMQPEGNWISRAPSLKRKAILLAKVQDEAGHGLYLYAAAETLGISRDELVDLLLDGRQKYSSIFNYPTLTWADVGAIGWLVDGAAIVNQVPLCRCSYGPYARAMIRVCKEESFHQRQGYEILHTLAHGTPAQKAMAQDALDRWWYPSLAMFGPPDGDSTHSAQSMAWKIKRFSNDDLRQRFVDMCVGQAEVLGLTIPDPDLRWNDERQAYDYTQPDYAELMRVIKGDGPCNRERMTHRRRAHTDGAWVRDAAAAYAAKQARTKEKVAA; encoded by the coding sequence ATGTATGGCAACGACTTCGCCCCGCCCGAGGACGGTCCGGGCGGCGGCCTGCTCGGCGAGGTGGAGGCCGCGGAGGCGGCACTGCGCGAGGCGGCGGCGCGCGCCCGGCGCGGCGGCCCGGCACCGGACGAGGACGTCGAGGCGTACTTCGCCGACGTCATCGGCGCGGACCAGAAGATCGAGCCCCGGGACTGGATGCCGGAGGCGTACCGCAAGACGCTGATCCGGCAGATCGCCCAGCACGCGCACTCCGAGATCATCGGAATGCAGCCGGAGGGCAACTGGATCAGCCGGGCGCCGTCCCTCAAGCGCAAGGCCATCCTGCTGGCCAAGGTGCAGGACGAGGCCGGCCACGGCCTCTACCTCTACGCCGCCGCCGAGACGCTCGGCATCAGCCGGGACGAGCTGGTGGACCTGCTGCTCGACGGCCGGCAGAAGTACAGCTCGATCTTCAACTACCCGACCCTCACCTGGGCCGACGTCGGGGCCATCGGCTGGCTGGTGGACGGCGCGGCAATCGTCAACCAGGTGCCGCTGTGCCGCTGCTCCTACGGCCCGTACGCCCGGGCCATGATCCGGGTCTGCAAGGAGGAGTCGTTCCACCAGCGGCAGGGCTACGAGATCCTGCACACGCTGGCGCACGGCACCCCGGCCCAGAAGGCGATGGCCCAGGACGCGCTGGACCGCTGGTGGTACCCCTCACTGGCCATGTTCGGCCCGCCCGACGGGGACTCGACGCACAGCGCGCAGTCCATGGCCTGGAAGATCAAGCGCTTCTCCAACGACGATCTGCGCCAGCGCTTCGTCGACATGTGCGTCGGCCAGGCGGAGGTGCTCGGCCTGACCATTCCGGACCCGGACCTGCGCTGGAACGACGAGCGGCAGGCGTACGACTACACCCAGCCCGACTACGCCGAGCTGATGCGGGTCATCAAGGGCGACGGGCCGTGCAACCGGGAGCGGATGACGCACCGGCGGCGGGCCCACACCGACGGCGCCTGGGTACGGGACGCCGCCGCGGCGTACGCCGCCAAGCAGGCCCGGACGAAGGAGAAGGTCGCCGCATGA
- a CDS encoding menaquinone biosynthetic enzyme MqnA/MqnD family protein, protein MADRIARPRVGHIQFLNCLPIYWGLMRSGALLDVDLHKDSPDRLSADLVAGDLDIGPITLVEFLKHADELLLLPDLAVGSDGPVLSVNVVSTRPLGELDGARVALGSTSRTGVLLAQVLLAERHGVRPEYFRCPPDLTQMLLEADAGVLIGDVALRALYEAPGKGLAVTDLGQAWHDWTGLPMVFAVWAVRREFAAAHPGLVKEVHEAFLRSRDLCLAELDQVAEAAARWEPFDAATLATYFRTLDFSLGERQVAGLREFARRAAAYGEVPALPAGGPEFFQG, encoded by the coding sequence ATGGCCGACCGCATCGCCCGCCCCCGGGTGGGGCACATCCAGTTCCTCAACTGCCTGCCCATCTACTGGGGTCTGATGCGGTCCGGCGCGCTGCTCGACGTCGACCTGCACAAGGACTCGCCGGACCGGCTCAGCGCCGACCTGGTCGCCGGTGACCTCGACATCGGCCCGATCACGCTGGTGGAGTTCCTGAAGCACGCCGACGAACTGCTGCTCCTGCCCGACCTGGCGGTGGGCAGCGACGGTCCGGTGCTCTCGGTCAACGTGGTGTCCACCCGACCGCTGGGCGAGCTGGACGGCGCCCGGGTGGCGCTGGGCTCCACCTCGCGTACCGGGGTGTTGCTGGCCCAGGTGCTGCTCGCCGAGCGGCACGGGGTGCGCCCGGAATACTTCCGCTGCCCGCCGGACCTGACCCAGATGCTGCTGGAGGCCGACGCCGGGGTGCTGATCGGCGACGTGGCGCTGCGCGCGCTGTACGAGGCGCCGGGCAAGGGCCTCGCGGTGACCGACCTGGGTCAGGCCTGGCACGACTGGACCGGGCTGCCGATGGTGTTCGCGGTCTGGGCGGTACGCCGGGAGTTCGCCGCCGCGCATCCCGGCCTGGTCAAGGAGGTGCACGAGGCGTTCCTGCGTTCGCGTGACCTGTGCCTGGCCGAGCTGGACCAGGTCGCCGAGGCGGCGGCCCGCTGGGAGCCGTTCGACGCGGCCACCCTGGCCACCTACTTCCGCACGCTCGACTTCTCGCTGGGCGAGCGGCAGGTGGCCGGGCTGCGCGAGTTCGCCCGCCGGGCGGCCGCGTACGGGGAGGTGCCGGCGCTGCCGGCGGGCGGCCCGGAGTTCTTCCAGGGCTGA
- a CDS encoding MFS transporter, with protein MSFTSGGSRWSDVWLATAARGVSSCGDFLAATALTLALQSAGAGGLAVSGLLLAATLPLVALAPLTGRLADRVDSRVLLVTAGLVQAGICVALAYARDPVLVIALVALLATGLAVTQPVLAALVPVMVRPADLPRAGALNQTAGTLGALAGPALAGLLVGQFGTRVPLLVDAGTYLALVVAGLLIRTRRGGRGSTAAGAATAVTPAWRLRRDPLLMVMVGSVAAVVGAVGAINVIEVFFIRETLDSSTTVYGLVTGAWTLGIVVGAWVFARVARRLVDDGALLGAGLVLLGGCCLAVLVSAAVPVAWLLVPVWLLGGVANGGNNVFDQLLLARRVPEEARGRAFAVFGAAVQGAGMGGFLVGGLLLEVAGPRPLVAGCGVAGLLVVVGLAGPVRRAVRADRSAAPVAAPSPAGVGG; from the coding sequence ATGTCCTTCACATCTGGTGGGTCGCGCTGGTCCGACGTCTGGCTGGCGACCGCCGCCCGGGGCGTCTCCAGCTGCGGCGACTTCCTCGCGGCCACCGCGCTCACGCTCGCGCTCCAGTCCGCCGGGGCCGGTGGCCTGGCCGTCTCCGGGCTGCTGCTCGCCGCCACACTGCCGCTGGTCGCGCTCGCCCCGCTGACCGGCCGCCTCGCCGACCGGGTGGACAGCCGGGTCCTGCTGGTCACCGCCGGCCTGGTCCAGGCGGGGATCTGCGTGGCGCTCGCGTACGCGCGGGACCCGGTCCTGGTCATCGCGCTGGTGGCGCTGCTCGCCACGGGGCTCGCGGTCACCCAGCCGGTGCTCGCCGCGCTGGTGCCGGTGATGGTCCGACCCGCGGACCTGCCCCGGGCCGGCGCGCTCAACCAGACCGCCGGCACCCTGGGCGCGCTCGCCGGGCCCGCGCTGGCCGGGCTGCTCGTCGGTCAGTTCGGCACCCGGGTGCCGCTGCTCGTCGACGCGGGCACCTACCTCGCGCTGGTGGTGGCCGGGTTGCTCATCCGTACCCGGCGGGGTGGGCGTGGGTCGACGGCGGCCGGGGCCGCGACGGCGGTCACGCCCGCGTGGCGGCTGCGTCGCGACCCGCTGCTGATGGTGATGGTCGGCAGCGTCGCCGCGGTGGTCGGCGCGGTCGGGGCGATCAACGTGATCGAGGTCTTCTTCATCCGGGAGACGCTGGACAGCTCCACCACCGTGTACGGCCTGGTCACCGGGGCCTGGACGCTGGGCATCGTGGTCGGCGCCTGGGTGTTCGCCCGGGTCGCCCGGCGGCTCGTCGACGACGGCGCGCTGCTCGGGGCCGGGCTGGTGCTGCTCGGCGGCTGCTGCCTGGCGGTGCTCGTCTCGGCGGCGGTGCCGGTGGCGTGGCTGCTCGTGCCGGTCTGGCTGCTCGGCGGCGTGGCCAACGGGGGCAACAACGTCTTCGACCAGTTGCTGCTGGCGCGCCGGGTGCCGGAGGAGGCCCGGGGTCGGGCGTTCGCGGTGTTCGGCGCGGCGGTGCAGGGCGCCGGGATGGGCGGCTTCCTGGTCGGCGGCCTGCTCCTGGAGGTGGCCGGGCCCCGGCCGCTGGTCGCCGGCTGCGGGGTGGCCGGCCTGCTGGTGGTCGTCGGGCTCGCCGGGCCGGTCCGCCGCGCGGTACGCGCCGACCGCTCCGCCGCCCCCGTCGCCGCGCCGTCCCCGGCGGGGGTGGGCGGTTAA